In Anabaena sphaerica FACHB-251, a genomic segment contains:
- the galE gene encoding UDP-glucose 4-epimerase GalE, translating to MSPQKPTILVTGGAGYIGSHAVLALVQAGYQVVILDNLVYGHRDLVEQVLQVKLIEGDIEDRPLLDHLFKTHNIEAVMHFSAYAYVGESVTDPDKYYRNNVVATLTLLEAMLSASIKKFVFSSTCATYGVPQFIPITEDHPQNPINPYGATKLMVERILSDFDVAYGLKSVRFRYFNAAGADPSGLLGEDHNPETHLIPLVLQTALGKRESISIFGTDYPTPDGTCIRDYIHVSDLADAHILGLEYLLQGGASEVFNLGNGNGFSVKEVIAAAQEVTGINIPVQECDRRPGDPPSLIGSSEKARKILNWQPQYPGINDIVAHAWNWHQKRHK from the coding sequence ATGTCGCCGCAAAAGCCCACCATTTTGGTAACAGGGGGAGCAGGTTATATTGGTTCCCATGCAGTGCTGGCCTTGGTGCAAGCTGGTTATCAGGTAGTAATCCTTGATAATCTGGTCTATGGCCATCGGGATTTAGTAGAACAGGTTTTGCAGGTAAAACTGATTGAAGGCGATATTGAAGATCGCCCTCTGTTGGATCATCTATTTAAAACCCACAACATAGAAGCAGTTATGCACTTTTCTGCCTATGCCTATGTGGGAGAATCGGTAACTGACCCGGACAAATACTACCGTAATAATGTTGTTGCAACTTTGACGTTATTGGAAGCGATGCTGTCCGCGTCTATTAAAAAATTTGTCTTTTCTTCTACTTGTGCCACCTACGGAGTACCACAATTTATCCCCATCACCGAAGACCATCCCCAAAATCCTATCAATCCCTATGGCGCTACTAAGCTGATGGTAGAAAGGATTCTCTCTGATTTTGATGTGGCCTACGGCTTAAAATCCGTGCGTTTCCGCTATTTTAATGCTGCTGGTGCTGATCCTAGTGGCTTATTGGGTGAGGATCACAATCCAGAAACTCATTTAATTCCCTTGGTATTGCAGACGGCTTTAGGTAAGCGGGAATCGATTTCTATCTTTGGTACTGATTATCCTACCCCTGATGGTACTTGTATTCGTGATTATATTCACGTTTCTGATTTAGCAGATGCCCATATTTTAGGGTTGGAATATCTACTCCAAGGTGGTGCAAGCGAAGTTTTCAATTTGGGTAATGGTAACGGCTTTTCTGTTAAAGAAGTCATTGCTGCTGCCCAGGAAGTCACAGGAATAAATATACCTGTACAAGAGTGCGATCGCCGTCCTGGTGATCCTCCTTCCCTCATCGGTAGCAGTGAGAAAGCCAGAAAAATCTTAAATTGGCAACCTCAGTATCCTGGTATTAACGATATCGTCGCTCATGCCTGGAACTGGCATCAAAAAAGGCATAAGTAG
- a CDS encoding ABC transporter ATP-binding protein, which translates to MAQSRRLAKLGSYLRPHWQETALGIIALLTVNGLGVYIPLLIRSGVDTLSTTFSLDQVLHYVVIIIAFSSAMLLMRMASRIWIFGVGRQVEFELKQRIFQHLLKLEPAYFATNTPGDLISRATSDVENIRRLLGFAVLSLANTFFAYTLTLPVMLSISVDLTLASLAVYPFMFLLVHLFSDRLRTQQAVLQEQLSEMSELIQEDISGISLIKIYAQEENERRAFQKKNQDLLTANLSLARTRNTLFPLIGGLANISSLIIIWLGTMRISSGSLAVGDFLALLIYVERLVFPTALLGFTITTYQRGEVSIDRLESILSVTPKIQDPPDAISLPTNAIKGEVIAKNFSYTYPDANIPTLDDINFTIYPGEIVAIVGAVGAGKSTLANALPRLLDIEEGQLFLDGLDITKIALNDLRGAIAYVPQDSFLFSTTIQNNIRYGDPIREQESVEIFARLAQIEAEINNFPQQYETIVGERGITLSGGQRQRTALARAMLIDAPVLILDDALSSVDNQTATEILKNLSSGTQQKTVIFITHQLSAAATADRIMVMDKGKIVQIGKHTELVEQPGLYKKLWSQHQVEELLR; encoded by the coding sequence ATGGCACAATCTCGACGGCTTGCTAAACTCGGTAGTTACCTACGTCCCCATTGGCAGGAAACTGCATTAGGCATTATTGCTTTATTGACTGTGAATGGGCTGGGCGTTTATATCCCTTTGCTAATTCGCTCTGGGGTGGATACACTTTCAACAACTTTTAGTTTGGATCAGGTACTACATTATGTAGTCATAATTATCGCGTTCAGTTCAGCAATGTTGCTGATGCGTATGGCTTCCCGTATCTGGATTTTTGGTGTGGGTCGTCAGGTAGAATTTGAACTGAAACAGCGGATTTTTCAGCATTTACTAAAATTAGAACCGGCTTATTTTGCCACCAATACTCCTGGTGATTTAATTAGTCGGGCTACTAGTGATGTGGAAAATATCAGACGGTTGTTGGGTTTTGCGGTATTGAGTTTAGCAAATACTTTTTTTGCTTATACTCTGACGCTGCCAGTGATGCTATCAATTAGTGTGGATCTAACTTTAGCTTCTCTGGCAGTATATCCGTTTATGTTTCTGTTGGTGCATTTGTTTAGCGATCGCTTGCGAACACAACAAGCCGTTTTACAGGAACAACTCTCGGAGATGAGTGAGTTAATTCAAGAAGATATTAGCGGTATTTCTTTGATTAAAATCTACGCTCAAGAAGAAAATGAGCGTCGAGCTTTCCAAAAGAAAAATCAGGATTTATTAACAGCTAATCTTAGCTTGGCACGAACCCGAAATACTCTATTTCCCCTCATTGGTGGTTTAGCTAATATCAGTTCCCTAATTATTATTTGGTTGGGAACTATGCGGATATCTTCTGGTTCTTTAGCTGTGGGTGATTTTCTGGCTTTATTGATTTATGTAGAGCGTTTAGTTTTCCCCACAGCTTTACTAGGATTTACAATTACTACTTACCAAAGAGGGGAAGTAAGCATTGATCGACTAGAATCAATTTTGAGTGTAACTCCCAAAATCCAAGATCCACCAGATGCTATCTCTCTACCCACAAATGCGATTAAAGGGGAAGTAATCGCTAAAAATTTTAGTTACACTTATCCTGATGCTAATATCCCCACTTTAGACGACATTAACTTTACTATTTATCCTGGGGAAATTGTCGCTATTGTTGGTGCTGTTGGTGCAGGAAAATCTACTTTGGCTAATGCTTTACCCCGGTTGTTGGATATTGAAGAGGGACAATTATTTTTAGATGGTTTGGATATTACCAAAATAGCTTTAAATGATTTAAGGGGTGCGATCGCTTATGTACCCCAAGATAGCTTTTTATTCAGCACCACCATTCAAAATAATATCCGTTATGGCGACCCCATCCGCGAACAAGAAAGCGTGGAAATATTCGCTCGTTTGGCTCAAATTGAAGCCGAAATTAACAATTTTCCCCAGCAATATGAAACAATTGTCGGAGAAAGAGGAATTACACTTTCAGGTGGTCAGCGACAACGTACAGCTTTAGCTAGAGCGATGTTAATTGATGCTCCAGTTTTGATTTTAGATGATGCCCTTTCCAGTGTTGATAATCAAACAGCTACAGAAATCCTGAAAAATCTCTCTAGCGGTACGCAACAGAAAACCGTGATTTTCATCACCCATCAACTTTCTGCGGCTGCTACTGCGGATAGAATTATGGTCATGGACAAGGGTAAAATTGTCCAAATAGGAAAACATACCGAACTTGTTGAACAGCCAGGACTATACAAAAAATTGTGGAGTCAGCATCAAGTAGAAGAGTTACTAAGGTAG